The Fusobacteriaceae bacterium genome window below encodes:
- a CDS encoding toxic anion resistance protein: MTDELFKNERDVDSRLTALVESISVGDPATINTFGGEAAKGLSEVSDTVLNSMNMALVNDTGDMLTMLAKIMERFDLGELKEKPGVLGKLFGGVKDQVGKVLAKYQTIGEEIEKVYVRLRQYETEIGASNKHLASMYTENMNFYHELLDYITAGEQAILKLKGDIEERQAAWETAGSETEKNKIRTETGNLQEALSLLEARVMDLRIAENVAMQSIPMLKTMEFSNLNLVRKINSAFIVTLPVFKQALAQAVLLKRQQIQAESLAALDKTTNEMLVKNAQNAAEQAKLTARLAAGSSIKTETLEATWKTIIQGIAETKQIQDGIARQREQDRKKLDQMKTEFNRMFGVKE, translated from the coding sequence ATGACAGACGAATTGTTCAAAAACGAGCGGGATGTCGATAGCCGGTTGACGGCCCTGGTGGAATCCATTTCCGTCGGCGATCCCGCAACGATCAATACTTTTGGAGGCGAGGCGGCCAAGGGACTCTCGGAAGTCTCCGACACGGTTCTGAACAGCATGAACATGGCGCTTGTCAATGATACCGGCGACATGCTCACCATGCTGGCCAAAATCATGGAAAGGTTCGATCTCGGGGAGTTGAAGGAAAAACCGGGAGTCCTGGGAAAACTGTTCGGCGGGGTAAAGGATCAGGTCGGGAAGGTCCTCGCCAAGTACCAGACAATCGGCGAGGAGATCGAAAAAGTCTACGTGCGGCTCAGGCAGTACGAGACGGAAATCGGCGCGTCCAATAAACACCTGGCAAGTATGTATACAGAAAATATGAACTTTTATCATGAGCTGCTGGATTACATTACGGCGGGAGAGCAGGCCATCCTCAAGCTCAAAGGAGACATAGAGGAGCGTCAGGCGGCCTGGGAGACTGCCGGAAGCGAGACGGAAAAAAACAAAATCCGGACGGAGACCGGAAATTTGCAGGAGGCCCTGAGCCTCTTGGAAGCCCGGGTCATGGACTTGCGCATCGCTGAAAATGTGGCCATGCAGTCCATTCCCATGCTGAAAACCATGGAATTCAGCAATCTCAACCTTGTCCGGAAGATCAATTCGGCCTTTATCGTCACCCTGCCGGTTTTCAAGCAGGCCCTGGCCCAGGCCGTGTTGCTGAAACGCCAGCAGATTCAGGCCGAATCGCTGGCGGCTCTGGACAAAACCACGAACGAGATGCTCGTCAAAAACGCGCAGAACGCGGCGGAGCAGGCGAAACTGACCGCGCGGCTGGCCGCGGGTTCTTCCATCAAGACCGAGACCCTTGAGGCGACCTGGAAAACCATCATTCAGGGGATCGCCGAGACAAAGCAGATCCAGGACGGCATCGCCCGACAGCGGGAGCAGGACCGGAAAAAGCTCGATCAAATGAAGACAGAATTCAACCGAATGTTCGGGGTGAAAGAATAA